The sequence below is a genomic window from Anaeromyxobacter diazotrophicus.
AAGGACGGCGCCATCGCCGGCCCGCGCGTCCTCGAGCACATGGTGGACACCGTCCTCTACTTCGAGGGCGGCGGCGCCCACCCGTACCGCGTGCTGCGCGCGCACAAGAACCGCTTCGGCTCGGCCAGCGAGATCGGCGTCTTCGAGATGAAGTCGCGCGGGCTCGCCGAGGTGCAGAACCCCTCCGCGCTCTTCCTCTCCGAGCGCCCCGAGGGCGCGCCCGGCAGCGCGGTCGCCGCCGCCCTCTCCGGCACGCGCACGCTGCTCGTCGAGGTGCAGGCGCTCGTCTCGCCGACCACCTTCGGCACCCCGCGCCGCACCGCGCTCGGCGTCGACTCGAACCGGGTCGCGCTCCTCGCCGCGGTGCTGGAGAAGAAGGTCGGGATCGACATCCTCGGCTGCGATCTCTTCGTGAACGTGGCGGGCGGGCTCACGCTCGACGATCCCGCCGCCGACCTCGCCACGGTGGCGGCGCTCGCCTCGAGCTTCCGCGACCGCCCGCTCGACGGCCGGACGCTGGTGCTGGGCGAGGTGGGGCTCGCCGGCGAGGTGCGAGCGGTGGCGCAGAGCGACGCGCGGCTGGCCGAGGCGGCGCGGCTCGGCTTCGTCCGGGCGCTCGTGCCGGCCGGCAACGCCCGCCACGCCGAGGCGCCGGCCGGGTTCAGCGTGGAGCCGGTCGAGACCGTGGCCGAGGCGCTCGACCGGCTCTTCCCGTAGCGCGCCCTCAGGCGGACTGGACGGCGCGCCGCCACTTGGCGAGGTGGCGCTCGCGCTCGTCCTGCTTCATCTTCGGCTCGAAGCGCTTGCCCACCTTGAAGCTCTTCGCGATCTCCTCGCGCGACGACCAGACCCCCGCCGCCAGGCCGGCCAGGAAGGCCGCGCCGAGCGCGGTGGTCTCGATCATCCGCGGCCGCTCCACCGGGACGCCCAGGATGTCCGCCTGGAACTGCATGAGGAGGTCGTTGGCGGAGGCGCCGCCGTCGACGCGGAAGGCCGGCACCTTGCGGCCGGCGTCCTGCACCATGGCCTCGACGAGGTCGTGGATCTGGAAGGCGATCCCCTCCAGCAGCGCCCGCGCGAGGTGGCCGGCGGAGGTGCCGCGGGTGATCCCGGAGATGAGCCCGCGCGCCCCCGGGCGCCAGTGCGGCGCGCCCATCCCCACCAGCGCCGG
It includes:
- the radA gene encoding DNA repair protein RadA; the protein is MAKLAPKQKTVFACAECGHASPKWLGQCPACRKWNTLHEELPPPEERGAPRGFGGVARSARPIPLREVEASEEARLKTGIGELDRVLGGGVVPGSLVLLGGDPGIGKSTLLLAALERLAGAVEGRPILYVTGEESARQVKLRADRLGVGAENLHLFPETDAAKVLHAAQQLEPAALAIDSIQTQYLPELTSAPGTVTQIREVTARLMGYAKTTETPTFLVGHVTKDGAIAGPRVLEHMVDTVLYFEGGGAHPYRVLRAHKNRFGSASEIGVFEMKSRGLAEVQNPSALFLSERPEGAPGSAVAAALSGTRTLLVEVQALVSPTTFGTPRRTALGVDSNRVALLAAVLEKKVGIDILGCDLFVNVAGGLTLDDPAADLATVAALASSFRDRPLDGRTLVLGEVGLAGEVRAVAQSDARLAEAARLGFVRALVPAGNARHAEAPAGFSVEPVETVAEALDRLFP